In Kryptolebias marmoratus isolate JLee-2015 linkage group LG22, ASM164957v2, whole genome shotgun sequence, a single window of DNA contains:
- the ly6pge gene encoding lymphocyte antigen 6 family member pge: MRTSGIMGAVLYRLLLLVILLTANSEALKCYTCMGSNNEDCNRQGSKPCPSYSDACAVVVGHDSGVMKSCSYRAFCSQASSHGYRAPGVKVHCCYSDDCNVRGVASQLPGLNCWLLLLLMLFH; the protein is encoded by the exons ATGAGGACCAGCGGCATCATGGGAGCTGTCCTGTACCGTCTGTTACTTCTTGTCATCCTGCTGACAGCTAACA GTGAGGCTCTGAAGTGTTACACCTGCATGGGCTCCAATAACGAGGACTGCAACCGCCAGGGCTCCAAGCCTTGCCCCAGCTACTCTGACGCCTGTGCTGTGGTGGTCGGCCATGACA gTGGTGTGATGAAATCCTGTTCCTACAGGGCTTTCTGTAGCCAGGCCAGCAGTCATGGCTACAGAGCGCCAGGGGTCAAAGTTCACTGCTGCTACAGTGACGACTGCAACGTGAGAGGCGTCGCATCGCAGTTGCCCGGACTCAACTGTTGGCTGCTTCTTCTGCTCATGTTGTTCCACTGA